A genomic stretch from Lathyrus oleraceus cultivar Zhongwan6 chromosome 2, CAAS_Psat_ZW6_1.0, whole genome shotgun sequence includes:
- the LOC127119630 gene encoding remorin isoform X2 produces the protein MENLWNQMRGQLTGMDEKKPDLGATRDRKIPIQKTQSFKEKKRSQNWFQKQLPMKRSHDFDSFEIEHAAAVAAAAFSINLQEASEQTSETPETSLAKTKSKLGSSKSSKSLLASASKRLSGSFRYKDDQGDKVSISPVSEEKKPEKAIMPAPSMKKTSTFIDKKPVTSTPKAPPPPPSIQKTSRQPSPLRQTTTGTNIQEEDADVWERTELNKIQQRYEKQKETIDSWQDKKRMKAKRKLIKHESELERRRFKALEKFQNKMKCVNQVADRARTKADENRKNEELQAKRKAGAIRTTGKLPRIYFCF, from the exons ATGGAGAATTTATGGAATCAAATGAG GGGGCAACTTACTGGTATGGATGAGAAGAAACCTGATCTTGGTGCCACGAGGGATCGCAAAATACCTATACAGAAAACTCAATCTTTCAAAG AGAAGAAAAGGAGTCAGAACTGGTTTCAAAAACAGCTTCCAATGAAAAGAAGTCATGATTTTGACTCTTTTGAAATCGAGCATGCTGCTGCAGTAGCTGCTGCTGCATTCTCGATTAATTTGCAAGAGGCCTCTGAGCAGACGAGTGAGACGCCGGAGACCTCATTGGCCAAGACAAAAAGTAAGTTAGGCAGCTCAAAATCTTCAAAGTCCCTACTTGCTAGTGCTTCCAAGAGATTATCAG GTTCATTTAGATATAAAGATGACCAGGGTGACAAGGTGTCAATATCCCCAGTTTCAGAAGAAAAGAAGCCGGAAAAGGCCATTATGCCTGCACCATCAATGAAAAAGACTTCAACTTTTATTGATAAGAAACCTGTTACCTCAACACCAAAAGctcctcctcctcctccttcAATTCAAAAGACTTCAAGGCAACCGAGCCCTCTAAGACAGACTACAACGGGCACAAACATTCAGGAGGAAGATGCAGATGTATGGGAGAGAACCGAGCTCAACAAGATCCAACAAAG GTACGAGAAGCAGAAAGAGACTATAGACTCATGGCAAGACAAAAAGAGGATGAAAGCCAAACGAAAGCTAATTAAGCATGAG AGTGAACTTGAGCGGAGAAGGTTTAAAGCTTTGGAGAAATTTCAAAATAAGATGAAGTGTGTAAATCAAGTTGCAGACAGAGCGAGAACCAAGGCTGATGAAAACCGAAAGAATGAAGAGCTACAAGCAAAACGGAAGGCAGGTGCAATTCGAACAACAGGCAAACTGCCACGGATTTATTTCTGCTTCTGA
- the LOC127119630 gene encoding remorin isoform X1 encodes MENLWNQMRGQLTGMDEKKPDLGATRDRKIPIQKTQSFKAEKKRSQNWFQKQLPMKRSHDFDSFEIEHAAAVAAAAFSINLQEASEQTSETPETSLAKTKSKLGSSKSSKSLLASASKRLSGSFRYKDDQGDKVSISPVSEEKKPEKAIMPAPSMKKTSTFIDKKPVTSTPKAPPPPPSIQKTSRQPSPLRQTTTGTNIQEEDADVWERTELNKIQQRYEKQKETIDSWQDKKRMKAKRKLIKHESELERRRFKALEKFQNKMKCVNQVADRARTKADENRKNEELQAKRKAGAIRTTGKLPRIYFCF; translated from the exons ATGGAGAATTTATGGAATCAAATGAG GGGGCAACTTACTGGTATGGATGAGAAGAAACCTGATCTTGGTGCCACGAGGGATCGCAAAATACCTATACAGAAAACTCAATCTTTCAAAG CAGAGAAGAAAAGGAGTCAGAACTGGTTTCAAAAACAGCTTCCAATGAAAAGAAGTCATGATTTTGACTCTTTTGAAATCGAGCATGCTGCTGCAGTAGCTGCTGCTGCATTCTCGATTAATTTGCAAGAGGCCTCTGAGCAGACGAGTGAGACGCCGGAGACCTCATTGGCCAAGACAAAAAGTAAGTTAGGCAGCTCAAAATCTTCAAAGTCCCTACTTGCTAGTGCTTCCAAGAGATTATCAG GTTCATTTAGATATAAAGATGACCAGGGTGACAAGGTGTCAATATCCCCAGTTTCAGAAGAAAAGAAGCCGGAAAAGGCCATTATGCCTGCACCATCAATGAAAAAGACTTCAACTTTTATTGATAAGAAACCTGTTACCTCAACACCAAAAGctcctcctcctcctccttcAATTCAAAAGACTTCAAGGCAACCGAGCCCTCTAAGACAGACTACAACGGGCACAAACATTCAGGAGGAAGATGCAGATGTATGGGAGAGAACCGAGCTCAACAAGATCCAACAAAG GTACGAGAAGCAGAAAGAGACTATAGACTCATGGCAAGACAAAAAGAGGATGAAAGCCAAACGAAAGCTAATTAAGCATGAG AGTGAACTTGAGCGGAGAAGGTTTAAAGCTTTGGAGAAATTTCAAAATAAGATGAAGTGTGTAAATCAAGTTGCAGACAGAGCGAGAACCAAGGCTGATGAAAACCGAAAGAATGAAGAGCTACAAGCAAAACGGAAGGCAGGTGCAATTCGAACAACAGGCAAACTGCCACGGATTTATTTCTGCTTCTGA
- the LOC127119631 gene encoding uncharacterized protein LOC127119631, which translates to MWNFASHALTSIRMKRSSTEPILSCAECSDDEVCSNASKDEGLECPICWESFNIVENVPYVLWCGHTLCKNCVLGLQWAVMKFPTQQIKIPFFVTCPWCHLLSFRFIYKGNLKFPRKNFFLLWMVESLNGDRHKTVSASVDSQPIWPPKFNLLGSQGTSCNLRRPSSSHCSGQLGSNNAVRVSDGERHYFSLHKSLDFFLHFTSKFPLVITLLLIAFFVIPCSVVILIIYFLLTIVFAIPSFLVLYFAYPTIQRLIREITS; encoded by the coding sequence ATGTGGAACTTCGCATCACATGCCCTTACAAGCATTAGAATGAAAAGAAGCTCCACAGAGCCGATCCTAAGCTGTGCAGAATGCTCGGATGATGAGGTTTGCTCTAATGCTAGCAAAGATGAAGGGCTGGAGTGCCCAATATGCTGGGAATCATTCAATATAGTTGAGAATGTGCCTTATGTCTTATGGTGTGGCCACACCCTCTGTAAAAATTGTGTCCTGGGACTTCAATGGGCTGTAATGAAATTTCCTACCCAACAAATCAAGATTCCGTTCTTCGTTACTTGTCCATGGTGCCACCTACTATCATTCCGGTTCATCTACAAGGGGAATCTGAAATTTCCTCGCAAAAATTTCTTCCTTCTTTGGATGGTTGAGAGCCTGAATGGTGATAGGCATAAGACCGTTTCTGCTTCTGTGGACAGCCAACCAATTTGGCCTCCTAAGTTCAACCTTTTGGGAAGTCAAGGTACTAGTTGTAACCTTAGAAGGCCCTCAAGTAGTCATTGTTCTGGACAATTGGGATCTAACAACGCAGTCCGTGTGAGTGATGGAGAGAGACACTATTTTTCCCTTCATAAATCTCTGGATTTCTTCCTTCACTTTACATCCAAGTTCCCATTGGTCATCACTTTGCTTCTGATAGCCTTTTTCGTAATCCCTTGCAGTGTTGTTATTTTAATCATTTACTTCCTACTCACTATTGTTTTTGCCATCCCATCGTTCCTCGTATTGTACTTTGCATACCCAACTATCCAGAGATTGATTAGAGAAATAACATCATAA